A region from the Phycisphaerales bacterium genome encodes:
- a CDS encoding COX15/CtaA family protein, producing MISLGLWVAWFATHIPWAGISEPVALGIIGIAWFLAAIAGARLAPSTKWSVAAIAGLVAGVIGLLAVGSKLTEAPSASGTAGATRPDAALIVLGFLATSLVISLVAHAISRTERAITTQQANARIAGVMALTMVPLIAIGGLVTSTNSGMAVPDWPGTFGSMMFLYPIGPRSEPGVFLEHAHRLFGILAGMAIISATVSIVASNPRRFVMIWTFSILALVIAQGVLGGYRVRLGNADPESDQRWLALLHGVLGQLVFAAGCALAAYLSPAYTAPLSHEVTKTKAIKGMATGAFHAAILQLVFGAMYRHLRSGHALMSHIGMSIVVLALGLVAVAFALRPDKEAGPLARATRTWGIAVGTLVSLQFVLGWVAFLLGGKTLTPENAIQAVVRTAHQANGALLFGSMAILAVFARQLHRRATAASA from the coding sequence GTGATCTCACTCGGCCTGTGGGTGGCATGGTTCGCGACGCACATCCCCTGGGCAGGCATCAGCGAACCGGTCGCCCTTGGCATCATCGGAATCGCATGGTTTTTAGCCGCGATTGCTGGCGCGAGGCTCGCGCCGTCTACAAAGTGGTCAGTCGCAGCCATCGCGGGCCTCGTCGCCGGCGTGATCGGGTTGCTCGCCGTCGGATCGAAACTCACCGAGGCACCCTCTGCAAGCGGGACGGCCGGCGCGACGAGGCCCGACGCGGCGCTCATCGTGCTGGGTTTCCTCGCGACGTCGCTCGTGATCTCGCTCGTGGCACACGCGATCTCGCGCACCGAACGCGCCATCACCACCCAGCAGGCGAACGCGCGCATCGCCGGCGTGATGGCGCTCACGATGGTGCCGCTCATCGCTATCGGCGGACTCGTAACGAGCACCAACTCGGGCATGGCCGTGCCCGACTGGCCGGGGACGTTCGGGAGCATGATGTTCCTGTATCCGATCGGACCACGCTCGGAACCGGGCGTCTTCCTGGAGCACGCGCACCGACTCTTCGGCATCCTCGCGGGCATGGCCATCATCTCGGCGACCGTTTCCATTGTGGCCTCGAATCCACGGCGTTTCGTGATGATCTGGACATTCAGCATTCTCGCGCTCGTCATCGCGCAGGGCGTGCTCGGCGGGTATCGCGTGCGTCTTGGCAACGCCGATCCCGAATCCGATCAGCGCTGGCTCGCGTTGCTGCACGGCGTGCTCGGGCAACTCGTCTTCGCCGCCGGCTGCGCACTCGCGGCGTATCTCAGCCCGGCCTACACCGCCCCACTCTCACACGAGGTCACGAAGACCAAGGCCATCAAGGGCATGGCCACGGGCGCGTTCCACGCCGCGATCCTCCAACTCGTCTTCGGCGCGATGTATCGCCACCTGCGAAGCGGGCACGCCCTCATGTCGCACATCGGGATGTCGATCGTGGTGCTCGCCCTCGGCCTCGTCGCGGTGGCCTTCGCGCTCCGCCCCGACAAGGAGGCCGGCCCGCTCGCCCGCGCGACTCGCACATGGGGCATCGCCGTGGGAACGCTCGTCTCGCTCCAGTTCGTGCTCGGGTGGGTCGCGTTCCTACTCGGCGGAAAGACGCTCACGCCCGAGAACGCGATTCAGGCCGTTGTTCGCACCGCCCACCAGGCAAACGGGGCGCTCCTCTTCGGCTCGATGGCCATCCTCGCGGTCTTTGCCCGCCAACTCCATCGAAGGGCAACAGCGGCATCGGCCTAA
- a CDS encoding cytochrome c3 family protein: protein MSVSIFPKSINTIRVIAAVVGLGGVSSVVGGMWYYFTPKYWSVGYQPTQPGGGFNHQIHAGKLGLDCRYCHTKIEQSDEANIPNVATCYGCHADGRLAKLVDPSPTNTHKGKTQFIRDAFALDASIDWRRVHKVPDYVRNFPHAAHIKVGVSCVSCHGRIDTMPVVYQHEPLSMSWCLDCHKSGKENLVDPTRVTDLAYAEETLRERQKVKKETGSSQGTLGDTKIPAFHVQGPTNCGACHY, encoded by the coding sequence TTGTCCGTCTCGATATTTCCGAAGTCGATCAACACGATTCGTGTGATCGCGGCCGTCGTGGGGCTTGGGGGCGTCTCATCGGTGGTGGGCGGGATGTGGTATTACTTCACGCCGAAGTATTGGAGCGTGGGCTATCAGCCGACGCAGCCGGGGGGCGGGTTCAATCACCAGATCCACGCGGGCAAGTTGGGGCTGGATTGCCGCTATTGCCACACGAAGATCGAGCAGAGCGACGAGGCGAACATCCCGAACGTGGCAACGTGTTATGGCTGCCACGCCGACGGGCGTCTCGCCAAACTCGTCGATCCCTCGCCGACGAACACGCACAAGGGCAAGACGCAGTTCATCCGTGACGCGTTTGCCCTGGATGCCTCGATTGATTGGCGTCGCGTGCACAAGGTGCCGGATTATGTCCGCAACTTCCCGCACGCGGCCCACATCAAGGTCGGTGTGAGTTGCGTCTCGTGCCACGGTCGTATCGACACCATGCCGGTGGTCTATCAGCACGAGCCGCTGAGCATGAGTTGGTGTCTCGATTGCCACAAGAGCGGCAAGGAGAACCTGGTGGACCCGACGCGCGTGACGGACCTCGCGTACGCCGAGGAGACCCTCCGCGAGCGACAGAAGGTCAAGAAAGAGACAGGAAGTTCGCAGGGCACGCTGGGCGACACGAAGATCCCAGCGTTCCACGTCCAAGGCCCGACCAACTGCGGCGCGTGCCACTACTAG
- a CDS encoding TAT-variant-translocated molybdopterin oxidoreductase, with the protein MSHADQCPSTNGPKAKSPKASREELAGMRRDLPRLHGKPVWRSLDEAVDSADFREHLEREFPAGASELSRVSGEAEALGLAGVAGGETRRDFLKLMGASMALAGVAVIPGCRRPDHKIMPYSREVPEEIVPGKPLFYATSMPHPDGGAEGLLVETHEGRPTKIEGNPLHSINRGRASLWSLASILSLYDLDRLKWPEYRGERAASAPKDAEPTWDDFKAWAGPHFSTHANDRGRKLAFIVEKKSGPTREALRAAVKKRFPEASWVEYRAMDDIASIEGSRVAFGKPMRPVYNFSRESTRCILSLDSDFLGFGPDGLTNARGFASTRRVMDVHDPMSRLYVIEPGFTVTGGQADHRLRLSPSRVVAAAVELAKYMLPKLGQGSAALVSALNAVKAAPLSDDESKFVKYAAQDLLDATNRGKSLIVAGPSMPAAVHAITHALNAALGNVGTSVSYLPLTDEEATNGTTMLSQLTQRILANEISTIVCVEANPVFNAPGDLKFAEVFAKVPTRITLSVGSTETAAASTWALNGTHFLESWDDTIAYDGTIAPTQPMIAPIYEPALSEVEFLWMLAQDAIPEKIEAYEIVREVWKQKLGAADFEKKWRRALFDGVVAGSTAKTVTPAADPASVARSLGSLDGLAKEGLEIVFTLGRIHDGRYANCSWLQELPQIGTMVTWDNPVLMSPKTAEHLGLAPVSYSDRDPNTIYNDEKYPKARMADITLDGRTVHAAVWILPGMADDTILATVGYGREKTGRVADGVGFNVFPLRHSSMASRSAGGVVVAKADGTHMIASTQNHWSMEGRTSIVRTADLAAWQKHGGLMKEGGATFYQDSAEIKFGEWLGELAHAPPLKSIYENPYNASKGDAAPGSVYSMDQQWGMTIDLASCTGCGACTVACQSENNIPVVGKREVAKGREMAWMRIDRYFIGDDFNNPEFMLSQPVACVHCENAPCETVCPVNATVHGPEGINYMTYNRCIGTRYCANNCPYKVRRFNFFEYGKFSFNGDYIGKDIVESVAPDRGGVNGSGEHNKININLIPPRLRSTKEKMAEIERMSKNPNVSVRMRGVMEKCSYCIQRINGARVEAKLKDLRDDQGRVVVPDGFFQVACQQACPSEAITFGNTIDPKSKVHHTRNHARSYMLLGYLDTRPRTSHMVRINNPNPALRTPVADPVHHEGGHDEGHAEPGAGHAPSEHSFRIDPRKRRGDRGYALSLNVLSDQNAGMGVHA; encoded by the coding sequence ATGAGCCACGCCGATCAATGTCCTTCGACGAACGGGCCCAAGGCCAAGTCGCCCAAGGCGTCCCGAGAGGAACTCGCCGGGATGCGGCGCGATCTGCCCCGTCTGCACGGCAAGCCCGTCTGGCGCAGCCTCGACGAGGCGGTGGACTCCGCCGACTTCCGCGAGCACCTCGAGCGTGAGTTCCCCGCGGGCGCGTCGGAACTCTCGCGCGTCAGTGGCGAGGCCGAGGCGCTTGGATTAGCGGGCGTCGCGGGAGGCGAGACACGCCGAGACTTTTTGAAACTCATGGGCGCTTCTATGGCGCTCGCTGGCGTGGCGGTCATTCCCGGCTGCCGGCGTCCGGATCACAAGATCATGCCCTACTCGCGCGAGGTGCCCGAGGAGATCGTCCCCGGCAAGCCCCTCTTCTATGCGACGAGCATGCCGCACCCCGATGGCGGCGCCGAGGGCCTCCTTGTCGAGACCCACGAGGGCCGCCCCACCAAGATCGAGGGCAACCCGCTGCACTCGATCAACCGCGGCCGCGCCTCGCTCTGGTCGCTCGCGAGCATCCTCTCGCTGTACGACCTCGACCGGTTGAAGTGGCCCGAGTATCGCGGCGAGCGAGCGGCGAGTGCGCCCAAGGACGCCGAGCCGACGTGGGACGACTTCAAGGCCTGGGCCGGGCCTCACTTCTCGACGCACGCGAACGATCGCGGTCGCAAACTCGCCTTCATCGTCGAGAAGAAGTCGGGTCCGACGCGTGAGGCGTTGCGGGCCGCGGTGAAGAAGCGTTTCCCTGAGGCGTCGTGGGTCGAGTATCGCGCGATGGACGACATCGCCTCGATCGAGGGCTCACGCGTCGCGTTCGGGAAGCCAATGCGCCCTGTGTACAACTTCTCGCGGGAGAGCACCAGGTGCATTCTCTCGCTCGATAGCGACTTTTTGGGCTTCGGTCCCGATGGTCTCACGAACGCCCGCGGCTTTGCCAGCACGCGTCGCGTGATGGACGTGCACGACCCGATGAGCCGCCTGTATGTCATCGAGCCCGGGTTTACGGTGACGGGCGGACAGGCCGATCACCGTCTGCGGCTGTCGCCCTCGCGCGTCGTCGCCGCGGCGGTCGAACTCGCGAAGTACATGCTGCCCAAGTTGGGCCAGGGAAGCGCGGCACTTGTCTCCGCGCTCAACGCCGTCAAGGCGGCGCCTTTGAGTGACGACGAGTCCAAGTTTGTGAAGTACGCCGCCCAGGATCTGCTCGACGCGACGAATCGCGGCAAGTCGCTGATCGTCGCCGGGCCGAGCATGCCCGCGGCGGTCCACGCGATCACGCACGCGCTCAACGCCGCGCTGGGCAACGTGGGCACGAGCGTCTCGTACCTCCCGCTGACGGACGAGGAAGCGACGAATGGCACGACGATGCTCTCGCAACTCACGCAGCGCATCCTCGCCAACGAGATCTCGACGATCGTCTGCGTCGAAGCGAACCCGGTCTTCAACGCGCCGGGCGATCTGAAGTTCGCCGAGGTCTTCGCGAAGGTCCCGACGCGGATCACGCTCTCGGTCGGTTCGACCGAGACGGCCGCCGCCTCCACCTGGGCGCTCAACGGGACGCACTTCCTCGAATCGTGGGACGACACGATCGCGTACGACGGCACGATCGCGCCGACACAGCCGATGATCGCGCCGATCTATGAGCCGGCGCTCAGCGAGGTCGAGTTCCTCTGGATGCTCGCCCAGGACGCGATCCCCGAGAAGATCGAGGCGTATGAGATCGTCCGCGAGGTGTGGAAGCAGAAACTCGGAGCCGCCGACTTCGAGAAGAAGTGGCGACGCGCCCTGTTCGATGGCGTCGTCGCCGGGAGCACGGCGAAGACCGTGACCCCGGCCGCCGACCCCGCGAGCGTGGCGCGGTCGCTCGGCTCGCTCGATGGGCTGGCCAAAGAAGGCCTGGAGATCGTCTTCACGCTCGGGCGCATCCACGACGGGCGGTACGCCAACTGCTCGTGGCTCCAGGAACTCCCGCAGATCGGGACGATGGTCACGTGGGACAATCCGGTGCTCATGAGCCCCAAGACGGCGGAGCACCTCGGGCTCGCGCCCGTGTCGTACAGCGACCGCGATCCCAACACGATCTACAACGACGAGAAGTATCCCAAGGCGCGCATGGCCGACATCACGCTCGACGGGCGCACGGTCCATGCGGCGGTGTGGATCCTTCCGGGCATGGCCGACGACACGATCCTCGCCACGGTTGGCTATGGACGCGAGAAGACCGGGCGCGTCGCCGATGGCGTGGGGTTCAATGTGTTCCCACTCCGTCACTCGAGCATGGCGTCGCGTTCGGCGGGCGGCGTGGTCGTCGCGAAGGCCGATGGCACACACATGATCGCCAGCACGCAGAATCACTGGTCGATGGAGGGTCGCACATCGATCGTGCGCACCGCCGACCTCGCCGCGTGGCAGAAGCATGGCGGCCTGATGAAAGAGGGCGGCGCGACGTTCTATCAGGACTCCGCCGAGATCAAGTTCGGGGAGTGGCTCGGCGAACTCGCCCACGCTCCGCCGCTCAAGTCGATCTACGAGAATCCGTACAACGCCTCCAAGGGCGACGCCGCCCCCGGCTCGGTCTACTCGATGGACCAGCAGTGGGGGATGACGATCGATCTCGCGTCGTGCACGGGGTGCGGCGCGTGCACGGTCGCCTGCCAGAGCGAGAACAACATTCCCGTCGTCGGCAAGCGCGAGGTCGCCAAGGGCCGCGAGATGGCGTGGATGCGCATCGATCGCTACTTCATCGGTGACGATTTCAACAACCCCGAGTTCATGCTCTCCCAGCCCGTCGCGTGCGTGCACTGCGAGAACGCGCCGTGCGAGACCGTCTGCCCCGTCAACGCGACGGTGCACGGGCCCGAGGGGATCAACTACATGACGTACAACCGCTGCATCGGCACGCGGTACTGCGCCAACAACTGCCCGTACAAGGTCCGGAGATTCAACTTCTTCGAGTACGGCAAGTTCTCGTTCAACGGCGACTACATCGGCAAGGACATCGTCGAGTCCGTCGCCCCCGATCGCGGCGGCGTCAACGGGAGCGGCGAGCACAACAAGATCAATATCAACCTCATCCCGCCCCGCCTCCGCTCCACCAAGGAGAAAATGGCCGAGATCGAGCGCATGAGCAAGAACCCCAACGTCTCGGTCCGCATGCGTGGCGTGATGGAGAAGTGCTCGTACTGCATCCAGCGCATCAACGGCGCCCGCGTGGAGGCCAAACTCAAGGACCTGCGCGACGATCAGGGTCGCGTCGTCGTCCCCGACGGGTTCTTCCAGGTCGCGTGCCAGCAGGCCTGCCCCAGCGAGGCGATCACCTTCGGCAACACCATCGATCCCAAGAGCAAGGTCCATCACACGCGCAATCACGCCCGCAGTTACATGCTCCTGGGCTATCTCGACACACGCCCGCGCACCAGCCACATGGTCCGCATCAACAACCCCAACCCCGCGCTCCGCACGCCGGTCGCCGATCCTGTGCACCACGAGGGTGGGCACGACGAGGGGCATGCCGAGCCGGGCGCCGGACACGCGCCGTCGGAGCATTCCTTCCGCATTGATCCCAGGAAGCGCCGCGGTGATCGGGGCTATGCCCTTAGTCTCAACGTCCTGTCGGACCAGAACGCCGGCATGGGAGTCCACGCATGA
- the nrfD gene encoding polysulfide reductase NrfD, with the protein MSSSSTHHPDDLAARREAGLERGANIGFNLDPVTGDGSLIDTPGVRSPLVLNNRSFHEVTDIVCGYAENRAPRWWLPVFMAAFTLAQIGGLFILYLVITGIGSWGMNNAVDWAWDITNFVFWIGIGHAGTLISAVLCLLKQKWRTAVNRSAEAMTIFAVVCAATFPGIHIGRQWMAWMLPPIPNANGIWPNFRSPLLWDVFAISTYGTVSLLFWYMGMIPDLAALRDRAQMRLLKDPERPVLTPLIPIRIDMIRAKVYGLLSLGWRFSSRHWHRYEAAYLILAGISTPLVLSVHSIVSFDFATSVLPGWHTTIFPPYFVAGAIFGGFAMVLLLMIPLRELLPNFKDLLTLRHLENMAKILLATGSMVGFAYSMEFFIAWYGGSDPEVYAFINRATGPYWWAYWTMITCNVLSPQLFWMKRMRQSPAVIFLVSCLVTIGMWFERFVIIVTSLHRAYIPAEWHMFHPTLVDIMIFAGSFGIFITLFLIFMRVIPVFAMAELKAVMPQASPHHHDDHHDHAAHAATGGAH; encoded by the coding sequence ATGAGCAGTTCCTCGACGCACCATCCCGACGACCTCGCCGCACGTCGCGAGGCCGGCCTCGAGCGGGGTGCCAACATCGGATTCAACCTCGATCCCGTCACGGGCGACGGCTCGCTGATCGACACGCCCGGCGTGCGCTCGCCTCTCGTCCTCAACAACCGCTCGTTCCACGAGGTCACCGACATCGTTTGCGGTTATGCCGAGAACCGCGCGCCGCGATGGTGGCTCCCGGTCTTCATGGCCGCCTTCACTCTCGCGCAGATCGGCGGGCTCTTCATCCTCTATCTCGTGATCACGGGCATCGGCTCGTGGGGTATGAACAACGCCGTCGATTGGGCGTGGGACATCACCAACTTCGTCTTCTGGATCGGTATCGGGCACGCCGGAACGCTCATCTCCGCCGTGCTCTGTCTCCTAAAGCAGAAGTGGCGCACGGCGGTGAACCGCTCGGCCGAGGCGATGACGATCTTCGCCGTCGTCTGTGCTGCGACGTTTCCCGGCATCCACATCGGGCGCCAGTGGATGGCGTGGATGCTCCCGCCGATCCCCAATGCCAACGGCATCTGGCCGAACTTCCGCTCGCCGCTCTTGTGGGACGTCTTCGCGATCTCGACCTACGGCACGGTCTCACTCCTGTTCTGGTACATGGGCATGATCCCCGACCTCGCGGCTCTCCGCGATCGCGCCCAGATGCGGTTGCTCAAAGACCCCGAGCGCCCGGTGCTCACGCCGCTGATCCCGATCCGGATCGACATGATCCGCGCCAAGGTCTATGGCCTGCTCTCGCTGGGCTGGCGATTCAGCAGCCGTCACTGGCACCGGTATGAGGCGGCATACCTCATCCTCGCGGGCATCTCCACGCCGCTGGTCTTGAGCGTGCACTCGATCGTGTCGTTCGACTTCGCGACGTCGGTGCTCCCCGGGTGGCACACGACGATCTTCCCGCCCTACTTCGTCGCGGGCGCCATCTTTGGCGGGTTCGCCATGGTGCTCCTGCTCATGATCCCGCTGCGGGAACTCCTCCCCAACTTCAAGGACCTGCTCACCCTCCGCCACCTGGAGAACATGGCGAAGATCCTTCTCGCCACGGGCTCCATGGTCGGCTTCGCGTACTCGATGGAGTTCTTCATCGCGTGGTACGGCGGGAGCGATCCCGAGGTCTACGCCTTCATCAACCGTGCGACCGGCCCGTACTGGTGGGCGTACTGGACGATGATCACGTGCAACGTGCTCTCGCCGCAACTCTTCTGGATGAAGCGGATGCGTCAGAGCCCCGCCGTGATCTTCCTGGTCTCTTGCCTGGTCACGATCGGGATGTGGTTCGAGCGATTCGTCATCATCGTGACGAGCCTCCACCGGGCCTACATCCCCGCCGAGTGGCACATGTTCCACCCGACGCTCGTGGACATCATGATCTTCGCCGGCTCCTTCGGGATCTTCATCACCCTCTTCCTGATCTTCATGCGAGTCATCCCCGTCTTCGCGATGGCCGAACTCAAGGCCGTCATGCCCCAGGCCAGCCCGCACCACCACGACGACCACCACGATCACGCCGCCCACGCGGCGACCGGAGGGGCCCACTGA
- a CDS encoding DUF3341 domain-containing protein, whose translation MSHATKVYVTKSGEEIFGVMAEFKNPADLYHAAEKTRDAGFTHWDVYTPFPIHGMEEAMGVKRTILPVIVFVMGISAAGLGYLMQWWMSRDYPLPVQGKPYDAWEAYIPITFEIGILISAFTALFGMLIMNDLPLWFHPLFNRERFLRVSDDRFVIAIESKDSKFDPEKTRAFLSGVGATHVEFVEQ comes from the coding sequence ATGTCCCACGCCACCAAGGTGTACGTGACCAAGTCCGGCGAGGAGATCTTCGGCGTCATGGCCGAGTTCAAAAATCCCGCCGACCTTTACCACGCCGCCGAAAAAACTCGCGACGCCGGCTTCACCCATTGGGACGTCTACACGCCCTTCCCCATCCACGGCATGGAAGAAGCGATGGGTGTGAAGCGCACCATCCTCCCGGTCATCGTCTTCGTGATGGGGATCTCGGCCGCGGGCCTGGGCTACCTCATGCAGTGGTGGATGAGCCGCGACTATCCACTCCCCGTGCAGGGCAAGCCCTACGACGCGTGGGAAGCGTACATCCCGATCACGTTCGAGATCGGCATTCTCATCTCGGCGTTCACCGCCCTCTTCGGGATGCTCATCATGAACGATCTCCCCCTCTGGTTCCATCCCCTCTTCAACCGCGAGCGGTTCCTCCGTGTGAGCGACGACCGCTTCGTCATCGCGATCGAGTCCAAGGACTCGAAGTTTGATCCCGAGAAGACCAGGGCGTTCCTGAGCGGCGTCGGAGCCACTCATGTCGAGTTCGTGGAGCAGTAA
- a CDS encoding c-type cytochrome has product MSTHSMSTTHTARHGRIAIAGLLALASIVAGGCRGERSDKPPHQFFPDLDDQPKWRTQSQSEFFEDGRTMRHVVPGTVAFGQNAMTTDDLDNADWAKRRAADREAYLHEDTVYYTGLADASNPDSFVNTLPARVAVDEALLARGRERFDVYCSACHGYAGDGQGMVGRQWAYPVPNFHDPKYSDKTQKTGKDGYLFSTSRNGVENGAKMPGYAHALSINDSWAIVAWIRVLQENRPATGATPAAATAPVSLPAASTPMNSTTTGGRS; this is encoded by the coding sequence ATGAGCACACACTCAATGAGCACGACACACACAGCACGGCACGGCAGGATCGCCATCGCCGGCCTCCTGGCGCTCGCTTCGATCGTCGCCGGCGGCTGCCGCGGCGAGCGATCCGACAAGCCGCCACACCAGTTCTTCCCCGACCTCGACGACCAGCCCAAGTGGCGCACGCAGTCGCAGAGCGAGTTCTTCGAGGATGGGCGCACCATGCGCCACGTGGTTCCGGGCACGGTCGCTTTCGGCCAAAACGCCATGACCACGGACGATCTCGACAACGCCGATTGGGCCAAGCGACGCGCCGCCGACCGCGAGGCGTATCTCCACGAGGACACTGTCTACTACACAGGACTTGCCGACGCCTCCAACCCCGACTCCTTCGTCAACACGCTCCCCGCGCGAGTCGCGGTGGATGAGGCGCTCCTCGCCCGAGGCCGTGAGCGGTTCGATGTCTACTGCTCCGCGTGCCACGGCTACGCGGGTGACGGCCAGGGCATGGTCGGGCGCCAATGGGCCTATCCGGTTCCCAACTTCCACGATCCCAAGTACAGCGACAAGACGCAAAAGACCGGTAAAGACGGCTACCTCTTCTCGACCTCCCGTAACGGCGTCGAGAACGGCGCCAAGATGCCCGGCTACGCCCACGCCCTCTCGATCAATGACTCGTGGGCCATCGTCGCGTGGATCCGCGTCCTTCAGGAAAATCGCCCGGCAACGGGCGCAACTCCGGCTGCGGCAACCGCGCCGGTCTCGTTGCCAGCCGCGAGCACACCGATGAACTCGACAACCACTGGGGGCCGCTCATGA
- a CDS encoding SCO family protein has protein sequence MTQHAAPARRTRLWVLTRAVVAALSAFACLPGLAQSNEQPEATTGLDIEEHLGAKLPLETTFTNQDGKTVRLGDAFTSNKPSIVVMVYYNCPVACPAVLDKLLSGVKNLEGLDVGKDFQILIFSFNPDETPDQAKAQQTYFLEAYNRDTSDTTVAQNIKDHWQFHVGETASNRALANALGFPYRRLDNGEYAHPTAIFITTPDAKIARYFHGFSYPAKDLKLALNEAASGRLIKSIGERIVAYCYLYDPKSGSYTLQAFRIMRVGALATLMLLASTIAIFLVGERAIKRRRKRLEAENTATPSTDPVPHDSPSDRPSRGTPAAGSGTHA, from the coding sequence ATGACGCAACACGCCGCTCCAGCACGCCGCACACGACTCTGGGTTCTCACCCGGGCCGTTGTTGCTGCGCTGTCGGCATTCGCGTGTCTGCCGGGCCTCGCCCAGTCCAACGAGCAGCCCGAGGCGACCACGGGACTCGACATCGAAGAGCACCTTGGCGCCAAACTCCCCCTCGAGACCACGTTCACGAACCAGGATGGCAAGACAGTCCGACTCGGTGACGCCTTCACCTCCAACAAGCCCTCGATCGTGGTGATGGTCTACTACAACTGCCCCGTCGCCTGCCCTGCCGTCCTCGACAAACTCCTCTCCGGCGTCAAGAACCTCGAAGGCCTCGACGTCGGCAAGGACTTCCAGATCCTGATCTTCAGTTTCAACCCCGACGAGACGCCCGACCAGGCCAAGGCCCAGCAGACGTACTTCCTCGAGGCGTACAACCGGGACACAAGCGACACCACCGTCGCCCAGAACATCAAGGACCACTGGCAGTTCCACGTCGGCGAGACCGCGTCCAACCGCGCCCTCGCCAACGCCCTGGGTTTCCCGTACCGTCGCCTCGACAACGGCGAGTACGCTCACCCAACCGCGATTTTCATCACCACGCCCGACGCCAAGATCGCCCGATACTTCCACGGGTTTTCGTATCCAGCGAAGGACCTCAAACTGGCACTCAACGAGGCCGCCTCGGGCCGTCTGATAAAGTCCATCGGCGAGAGGATCGTGGCGTACTGCTACCTGTACGACCCCAAGTCCGGGTCGTACACGCTCCAGGCTTTTCGCATCATGCGTGTCGGCGCGCTCGCCACGCTCATGCTGCTCGCCTCGACGATCGCGATCTTCCTCGTCGGCGAGCGCGCCATCAAGCGCCGCCGCAAACGCCTCGAGGCCGAGAACACCGCCACACCTTCGACCGATCCCGTTCCACACGATTCGCCCTCTGACCGTCCGTCGCGAGGAACTCCCGCGGCTGGCTCGGGAACCCACGCATGA
- a CDS encoding cytochrome c oxidase subunit II: MIDMFHSIPMFTTLAEADFFKKLWLRTDAASDAANHTDFVFMAIWWICVAWFVFLMVLMAYFVVRYRRVQGKPAEPSKAHNTTLEIVWTIIPTLFFVWMFFAGFKGYVAKQIAPGDAEEIIVDAKKWNWTVTYPGGYQSYDAKDLGAKSQPVFYIPAGRPLKFRLLSADVMHAFWVPDMRIKSDVFPNRYTYVWFDAKEPSGKETISRDMVQKGYEDLIGAPYADHWLFCAEYCGDDHSEMAAIFRVVPEPVYKKWLAALDKASQNMPPCELGERTFKMQCASCHSVDGSKNTGPSWKDMFGRTETFTDGKSAVVDETYVRESILYPAAKIVQGFPNSMNSFQGQLSEKQINGLIAYMKKISANYTGPDPCVGAVTPEGETPAANEALKTDAPKPEAVPAH, translated from the coding sequence ATGATCGACATGTTCCACTCCATCCCGATGTTCACCACGCTCGCAGAAGCCGATTTCTTCAAGAAACTCTGGCTCCGGACCGACGCCGCCTCCGATGCTGCCAATCACACCGACTTCGTCTTCATGGCGATCTGGTGGATCTGCGTCGCATGGTTCGTCTTCCTCATGGTGCTCATGGCGTACTTCGTCGTCCGCTATCGGCGCGTCCAGGGCAAGCCCGCCGAGCCGAGCAAGGCCCACAACACCACGCTCGAGATCGTGTGGACGATCATCCCCACGCTCTTCTTCGTCTGGATGTTCTTCGCGGGGTTCAAGGGCTACGTCGCCAAGCAGATCGCGCCGGGCGACGCCGAGGAGATCATCGTCGACGCCAAGAAGTGGAACTGGACCGTGACCTATCCCGGCGGGTACCAGTCCTACGACGCCAAGGACCTCGGCGCCAAGTCGCAGCCGGTCTTCTATATCCCCGCGGGCCGGCCCCTCAAGTTTCGCCTCCTGAGCGCCGACGTGATGCACGCCTTCTGGGTCCCGGACATGCGGATCAAGTCCGATGTCTTCCCCAACCGCTACACGTACGTGTGGTTCGACGCGAAGGAACCCTCAGGCAAAGAGACCATCTCACGCGACATGGTCCAGAAGGGGTACGAGGACCTCATCGGCGCGCCCTACGCAGACCACTGGCTCTTCTGCGCCGAGTACTGCGGCGACGACCACTCCGAGATGGCCGCCATCTTCCGCGTCGTCCCCGAGCCCGTGTACAAGAAGTGGCTCGCCGCCCTTGACAAGGCCTCGCAGAACATGCCCCCATGCGAACTCGGCGAACGAACCTTCAAGATGCAGTGCGCCTCGTGCCACAGCGTCGATGGCTCCAAGAACACAGGCCCCTCCTGGAAAGACATGTTCGGGCGCACCGAAACCTTCACCGATGGCAAGTCCGCCGTCGTCGATGAGACTTACGTCCGCGAGTCCATCCTCTATCCCGCCGCCAAAATCGTTCAGGGTTTCCCCAACTCCATGAACAGTTTCCAAGGCCAACTCTCCGAGAAACAGATCAACGGCCTCATCGCCTACATGAAGAAGATCAGCGCCAACTACACGGGCCCTGATCCCTGCGTCGGCGCCGTCACCCCCGAGGGCGAGACGCCCGCTGCAAATGAGGCCCTGAAGACCGATGCGCCAAAGCCCGAGGCCGTACCAGCCCACTGA